In Ciconia boyciana chromosome 1, ASM3463844v1, whole genome shotgun sequence, the genomic stretch ccacttaaaatatttgtctcttCCTATATAAGGGGACATACTCCCCTAAAGAACGGCCAGCTCTCAGATTCTTTGGAGCATGCCTTTGCTACACATGcatccaaaatgaaatgaagcttAGTAACGCtcagtgaaaaatgaagttaaatgtgACTATCTATAAGCTAGTTCATCTATTCTTGTCAATATGCGTATATTCTCAACAATGTAAAGAAGTTTGCTGGGGACTATGAAGTATACAGGGTGCATATTTCATTCAAATCCTTACTGCTGGTTTGAGATAAATCTCGAGGATCTGTAAGACCAACTGTATAGCTGAAGTTAAGATTCTTCagcttcttattttcttcattatgcATCTGTTTTGGATGTATCTGTGAATCGGTCCAATCCCTTTTTGAATCTGCTGACATTACCTGTCTCCACCATGTCCTGAGACAACGAAACACAGCAGCAACCCGCAGAGTCACCAAACCCTGTCTTTCAGTAATAGTCTGTATGCATCATGCAGAACTCATGCACTACTACTACCTTTGTTGGGAGCACAGCGAGATACAGAAGACTCACTATATTCCGGGAAAGGCAATATCTTTTGTTATACTCGAAAAGCTTTCAAGACCTGATGAAGAATTTACATACCCAAAAGCTTgtctgcttttcccagctctaGTAGCTGatctaaaaatatattcactCCCCCTACAAACCTAGCAACTACGCACTCTACGGACACTTACTCAGGTTCACCCTGAGACTGTAGTAAGGTTCATTCCTCCCCATTTAAGTATTCTTGGGCACAAATACATGAGTGTATTTGATTTGCTTTAAATCTGGAAAAGCACATATGTTAGTTTCCCAAATTTTGATCATATACGAGAAATAACtagcttatttttcctcttgactCTTTACCAAGtgcaaactgttttcaaaacagcaaaagcataTAAAGATACACAGCAATGACTGTCCTGCTGACATTTAACGAAAAGGGTACAGCCTCTCAAGTCATCATCTAAGCATGTTTACAACCAACAGAGTTGCAATGGAGCTGTTTAActccccttttctctttgttttaccTGCCAAGTCTCAAACGCCTGCTTGTAGCTTCACAAGGCTCCTCAACCTCATAGAAGCCAGGGCTCTGGTCTTCCACACTGCTGGAGTTCTGCCATTCAAAACAGAGATTTCTCCTAGCACCCATAGCAAAAGGCAAGTTCTCATACTCGGGTATTTCCTCATAGTGACGCACGTTCTCGTACTCTGGAGCACAAGTGCTGGTTACAGAATTCAAATGCATTTGTGACAAATTCTCTCCAAAAAGTACATGACCATCTAAAGACTCCAGCCTTTGGTTACTTCGCATCTCAGGCtgacttctgtttctctgcctcttcttctGCAACACTGGACTACTTATTTCTACAGAATGTGCCTTGGCAGATTTAGCTTTCCTTTCACTGCCTACAGATGCTATATGCCGGTTGCTACTGCTCCCATACCCTTCGCCGGTGGAAAGGTTGGCAATGGCACTATCCATTGACTGGCTGCCTTTAGACAGAAATTTTTGGAAGTCGCTTTTCATTAAGCAAACTGACAGTTTCATGTTGAGAAACTTTTtcaagctatttttcttctgatggtCTTTGCAAGGCTTATCTGTCCTTTCCATGTccacagaagagagagatttgGCCCTAGGCTTCGTCACAACAGTCAAGTGGTTGAAGCTGGTACCAATGTTAGCAGTTTTTAATGATTCAGAATTTcctgaaaatggaagaatagGATGAGGTAACTTCCAGACGGGTTTCTCAGAAGAACGTTTGGGTATGTCACAGGATGACAGCGCACCTTGCTCCTTGGCTGGTGGACATGTGAAATGAGATCCTTCCAGAACACTGTTTGACTTGTCCTCACTGGAGGTGTAAGAACTTTTCTCCACAAGCTCTGCTGATGCAGCTTTTTTCAGCAGGCCAGCGGCTGGTAGGCTGTGCCTCTGTGGCTTCTTAGGAACGATTTTTGGAGAACTTTCAtcctttattttcacttctttatCTTCCAATTTTTGTGGGGAAACATGGGAGCTATTGGAAGCAGATGAATGCTGACTGCCAGTTAATTTGAGTTGCTTTGGCAAACTCATGGACAAAGTATCACATCTGACAAAGTTAGTCCTTTTGTCCACAGCATCTAGCATACTGGCATCATCTGTCACATCATCCATGGAGTTAACTAAGTTATGGTCTGCATCTAAAGAACATGCAATACTTTCCACCAAATCAGAAGTTTTGTCTGACAACCGAGGCAAAAGATTTTGTGAAGTTGACTCTTCCGTAGCAGATTCCTTCACCTGATGCATTTTGTCTGCATTGCTTTGAGTTATCTCACATTTTTCAGGATGAAGCACTTCTGTATTATTGTTATAACAAACGCTTTGACCAAGGATATTAATTTTTGCTGGCTTCTTAAAGCTTTGTTCTGCAAGCCCAAAGGAATCTTTCTCTGAATTAGGTGGTTCCTTTGTTCCTTCTCCTGTGGTGTCTATGCCATCCTGACGGACCAGACATGCAGCACGTGGCTTTCTTGGCTTAGGGATAGGAAGCACTTTTGAGGTCAGGACTGAAGATGTTTCAGAGGAGGTTTTATCAGCATCTGCTTTCATACCCATTTCACCTGAAAACGTACTATTGCtacttaaattttcattttccaggatCTCCTGGTCCAATGGGCAAGAGCAACTGTGGTTATTTTCAGTCAAACTAGGACAGATTTCAGACGTCCGAAACTCATCAGCAGTGAGCTTACCGCCAATATTTTGTGGCTTCCCTTTAGCTACCTCAGAAGACGATGAACACTGTACAAGTTCCATAAACTCTATTTTAACATCATTCTTGGAACTGCTGCCATCCCCTTTGTCAAGTCTGTCTGCATACCTGTGCCTCACAGGACTGCTGTTAGGAAACACACTATGAGTTAGAACGTCCTTAAGTTTCTCTTCCAAAATACTGGCTTTCAAAACCACCTGATTTCTATTTGCCAGTTTTTCATTGTGACTATCTCCCAGAGCTAGTGCGGTTTTTTCACCAACTTTGATGTTCTCTAAGTTTTCAAAGTGCTCAAAAATAATCTGAGTTTTACAGGTGTTCTCCCCATTTCCAAGCTTATGAAGGCATTCAAATTTGCAAGATGACATTGGTAGGATATATGCTGTGTTATCAGTACTCCCTTCCGAGGCTTCATTTTTATAGTTCAAGTGGTCTAGCGTTTGAGAAGAATTTCCCCTGTGCTCTTCAaagctttttgtgctttttcgTGTAGACGATGGGGGTTTAACTTCCGGAACAGATGAGCTCTTGAGAACCTTTGGTTTTGGTGCAATTGCTGGCTtggttttccttgctgcttGTATAACACCAGAAAGTACAACATCAGGCTTCGGTGCAACAGGTGGAGGCGTCGCCTTGTGTCCTACCACAAATTTTGGTTTGGGGGCCACCGGTGGCTTCTTAATTTCTAGgagggatggaaaacaaaaactttagTCACCATCAGCCCACAGAACAACTTCACCTGCACCGCAGTATTATTAGGAGTTTTGTAACACTTAAATCACACGATCTACAGGATctttgtgtgtatatgtatatatttttctcctaaaagCATGCCTCGCATCCCTACCACTGCTTTTTTACTAGTTGCCTTTCTTCGTTTTAACAGGCACAATCAAGGAGTGGTGGGAAAAGTCTTCAAGGGTAacttgttcatttaaaaaatagtttaactTTATGAAAGCGCATATCCTTGCTCAGATACCAATATGATGTATCATACTAATATTAGTATgatgctaataaaaaaaaaaagagtagattAGCCTGGTTTTGCAGTTTGAACTATTacaataccattttaaaatgttgcaaataTGTTAAGTGTCTCGTGTATAATAAGCCATGAAGATAACAGAACAGCTAGGGTAACTACCAGGACAGTTCAGTACCTTCCCCTACCACCTCTGGAAATGTGTAACCTAAAattcccctttctcttcctcttcttttcaaaCAATATTGAGAAGATTACTGTACCAGCTGTAAAACTGTCATGTCACTACCAGCAGTTCAGTGAAATGAGTCCGTGGCGTGAAGTTAATGCAGTAGTTTGTAGCAAGTCAGTACTTTCCTActgtaaaagtaaaatactaTTTCTGTGCATATTACAAAATTACTCTTCCCAACGTGTTACTGTCTGACCTAGAAACAGTCACTTCTGCTATGACTTATGACCCACTTGACAGCACAAGATGACAAACCCCAGGGAGAGCGGACGGCAGGAAAAGGAGCACATAAGGAACTTCAAGATTATGGAGTTTTGATTGTGGTAGTGGTtttgggtggtttggggtttgtttgtttattttgcaggtttttttttttttttttagatatgcCTGAAACACTTTAATATTGCAGAAGATCATTTATGACCAATTTATTTCCATATGCtggaataatttcagatttctaaGTGCTTTGAGTGATTTTTGATATATGAAAACTGATTTATAAAGTAAACAACtttctcattctgcttttttatgtACTACCTGCACtattttttacctttgttttGAACGATATTTTGGTACACTTTCAGGAAGTCATACACATGTTAAATAAAACTCTCAAAAAACCATGCTAATTAATGTTTCACATGCAAGGAGACTGGCCAAGCCATTGATTTGTTATTCCCTCTGAACTGTGGGTTTggtgtttggttgttttttttatcaCCATTATTATTATAGATGAGCAACTATATCCTAATCTCTAGCCTAGAAATACGAGAATAAAGTTTCACGCATGGGGATTTTTCtgtttaggatttttttgttgttgtttgaaagaaatctaaatggtaaaaaaaaaaaaaagggaagatgcCCTCAGTTGCAAGCATTTCCCAAACATTAAGCCACTGCTCCAAGCAGATGGCCAGAAACAATGTCTCTACTATAGAAACAGGAAAACCATGTTTTTCTAGGACATGAATCATTAAATGGTATCCAGACTGACTCCACTTACACTTAGAATAGCTGCCCTCGCTGCAATTATATTAGCAAAGAGGTAAACCTGATGGTAGAGATAATTTTTGAgacattttgcaaaagggaatgcagaatttatttcaaaaggcaCAGCTCCCTATAGCCAGCAACTACCAGCAAAGGACATACCATCTCTGCTTCCAAAGACAGAGGTTTCCCACACAGTGAAGAGTCAAGAGTttgctggggggcggggggggaaatTAACCCTTTGGATGCGCAACCACTGATCCTGAACAGCAAAAGAGAGTTGTACACTCACTTTCAGACAAGGCAACTGCCTATTCAGTTGGAGAATGAAGTGATGGCAATAAAGGAGCCTGTTTTCTAAAGTAAAAACCAAGGAAAGGATGCCCAGTTTGTCACAGAACACAAGGCAGTAGTAGACCTGGGACATGTTCAGTAATATTTATTAAGATATTAAAGCTCCctgaaaacaggagagaaacagTCTGCTTGGGAACCCTCCCTGATGCCCAAATGAGAGAAACAGATTGCAGAAGATATGGGAGATTAAACACTGGCTAGGTAAGTGATACCCTGTGGATTATTTGTCCCACTCTACAAATTGAAGTCCATAAACCTTGGGAGTTTCTTTCTAGTGGGACTGCCTAATGTTTTGGATAGCAATCGAACTAGATTACGCTGAAGGGCTTTCAACTAGTATTTATTAGGGAAAACACTCAGAAGCTATGATATGATACCATTACCTAAGATTCAAAACTAAAacttgaaaatgtaaagaaaacaaaccacctGTTTATAAGCCAATAGTGGAAACCTAGATAATGAACAGAGCGAGAAAAATTCACTTCTGATAAGTGCAATTCAATACGATTTCTAAGCCTACTAGAATTTTTCAAATGACTTCAACATTAAAAACCATTGGGACAGACAGAAGAGACGGGCAAGTTGTGTGGTATAATAAAGACACCACTATCTGCTTTAAAGTGATTGCTCATTTCATGTAGAGTAGATATAGGTCAATGTATTAACAGGCACATTACAGTCTCGGTATCAATACAGATCTGCAGTCAACCGCTCAATCAGAAAGGAATGTGATGAAGAGCCCTTTCAAACATAAATATGACGTGAGAGGAAAGACTCCAGGAAGGGAATGCATACCAGTAGTTTTCCTCAACAAAGTATCTTtaagtttctgaaaaatgcaagtgatgaacttcttagaaaaaaatcacagcagctaGGCAAGGGTAGAAGTATATCAGATTTCGATTAGAAATCAAGAATTAAAGTTCAGTTGATTATAAACTAATTTAATTCACCGTGTGTGGATAAAAACCAATTCTACATAACACAGTGCTTTAAAAGGGTCAATTTCCCATCCTGAATAGAAAGAACACTAAGTAGGAGGCAACTTATATATAAAGGTGTAAGGAATGACTGGAAGTCATATGAGAATGACTTTTTGTTAAATGACAACCATAAGCAAGCCTCTTTGGTGAGAAACAGTAAATATAATCAAGGAAACATTATACAACAAGTGCATGGAGTGGCGAGTTGTTTGGACAACGGACTTTTTCCTGGTGCCATATGTTCACCTAAGAATAGAGATAGTTGGTTATGCTTAGGAGAGTAAAAACTGAAGAGAATTTGGAAATCATTGCAGCTAGTTATTTTATGAGAGCTCCATGCAGGTCTGCAGCTAAGTGGTAAATAATCCTCCAAATTACAAGGagataaatataaaaagatgaagggagctgaaaatatttctgtacacAGCACCTGCCAGACTGTTAGTGACCTGCTACGTCACCTTCTGGCATTCTTAGAAGAAAACTTGGGACGAATGCAAGAAATAACTACAGAAGTATCCAAGGTCTAAAAATCATGCCTCAAATCCCAAGAAAGTTCATCCTGCTTAATTTAACCAAGAATTTAAGAAGTGAGATGGTAATAGTATATATACTTATGCACATGTGAAAGATTTTGGTAACAGATGGCTCTTTaatcagggggaaaaaaaaaaaaaaggacacgACAAGATCCCATAGCTGACCACTGAAGTTTGACAAGTTCAAACTAGAAACAAAGCttgaaaattattatgaaaCCCAAAGGATAATTAACTACAGGAACAGCTCGCCTGGGGTTGTGGTGGAGCCACCAGCACTTACAATCAACCTAAACTCACTTTATGAGATGTGGAGAAGTTTCAGAGGAAATTTTGGACGGGACATCAGATTCTCTGGCTTGTCTTACTCAGGAGGTTAGAACAGAGAATCACTATGatttcccctgctcctccctctAATCCTACCCCATTTCTCAGAGAGGATCCCTGCATCCAGAATAGCATCATGGGTTACCAGTAATAAACCCAAATATAAGAGCAGAAACACaaagttttatttacataaacaGATTAAATGATTAGGAGCCAGAGATATCCTCTGACTTGCCTGACTAGGCAAAGGAAGAAATCCATAAATAAAGTGACTAACAAAGCTGCCATCACCAACAGGAAATCTACTGCTCATCAAGGAACAGTCAACACTGTGTTCagtgctgaattttaaaaaaatgcttaaaaataccAACACACCCACGACCCTTAAAAAAAGGGGATTAAAAAGGGCATTATTTTTCTAACAATAAATAGCCATTAGCACCACCTATGCAGGTCAATGCATATGCTCTTTGTCCGACTTCAGGTCACAGCACAGAGAACAGACATTTGTCCCTCTGGTGAATTATCTCCTCCAGTGTGCTGAGGAAAAAGCAACACCCATTCTCATCCTGCTAAGCTCCTCTGCAACCGACACTCGTTACTGCTCGACTGGCACGCGTTCCTGTCCTACCTTCAAGTTGCTTTAGAGGAAGATGAGAACACCCTGGAGCAACTTCTGCTCTCAATGTTTTGGCCTTAAACTGtccatttctgttcttcagatgATAGGATTTTGCAGCCGAGGACCTCACTTAAAAACGCTCATGTGTCTTCTCCTATGCAATATCATGAATGAACAGGAAGCCAATAAGACAGTGCAGTCTTAAGCACTATTATTACACAGCTTTAAATCTTATCCTCAAATTTTTACCTCTTGTTATCTTGACTGCCCAGCACAGGAATAGGGAGAAAAGAAGATACATGAAGTtgaactgaggcaaaaaaaaaaattaaaaataaaaattaaaaaaataaaaaaatagcactACCTCTTCTGCAATAAACCCTACTATTGCTAAAGGAACATTTTCCCAGTTTATGTTTATGCCCATACTTTTGAGATTATGCTAACAACTTCTACATTtgggaacagcaaaaaaacaagTTATGTTCACCTGCATCTGTCTAAGAAACAGGGACAAATGGTTCTGGACGCTGTCATGAAAACATAACTTGATATTCCTTTCCTTGCAACGCTCCTCATGAACAGAGGCCTCTCTCCTGGTATTCAGGGTCCCCTACGGGACTGTCTCTAGCCACCCAAGAGGTATCCCCGTGGCAGGATCCTGCAACCCAGCCTAAAGCAATATCCTTTTTGAACCACAAAACAGCAGGAAGACAGTAAAACAATCAGTGTGACATAAGATTTTGACAGCAGCTGGACCTAAACTTAAGGTACGGGTACACAATCAAGTTACTATGGGGTAAGCCAAGGTGTGAATTTAACAAATCAGCTACTCTGTAGAAGCTGGCTGTACGTATACTCTTACCTTACCGCACAGTATATGAGGTAGTTCATTCCTTTTCACCTACAAGGTGAAATCTATTTCACATACTACTTCACATATCTATTTCATATGtactaggaaaataaaaggaatgggCTTGAAACTTAGTTACTGCTTAGCAGCTGGCCTACTGTAAATGTACATATTGGCTTTCGCATGGCACCTTGTTTACATATGCATACAGTATTCTCAGAGTTAGGAAATCACATCTGTAGgctatatatgaaaataatacGATGCCCAGAAGGTATCTGCCAAGGGATTGATATGCTGTTCTTTCTTACATGAAGGAGAAGCTCGCTCCGACAGCCAATTTACTGTTCCTGGGACTACTTTTGGCATAAAACACTACAACTCACAGACACAAAACAAGAAAGCCAATCcggcttttaaaaagcatgtagGGAGAGAGATAATTATTGCTACATATTTGGGATACAGTCAGAGATTATTGAGATGGTAGTTCACTGCACAGAGAAAcagataaagtattttaaaactccaGTTCACCAGCATTAAGTTTTAATGACACACAACAAGGCTTTTCAGTTCAATTACTTTGC encodes the following:
- the FGD6 gene encoding FYVE, RhoGEF and PH domain-containing protein 6 isoform X1, whose protein sequence is MSSAEIKKPPVAPKPKFVVGHKATPPPVAPKPDVVLSGVIQAARKTKPAIAPKPKVLKSSSVPEVKPPSSTRKSTKSFEEHRGNSSQTLDHLNYKNEASEGSTDNTAYILPMSSCKFECLHKLGNGENTCKTQIIFEHFENLENIKVGEKTALALGDSHNEKLANRNQVVLKASILEEKLKDVLTHSVFPNSSPVRHRYADRLDKGDGSSSKNDVKIEFMELVQCSSSSEVAKGKPQNIGGKLTADEFRTSEICPSLTENNHSCSCPLDQEILENENLSSNSTFSGEMGMKADADKTSSETSSVLTSKVLPIPKPRKPRAACLVRQDGIDTTGEGTKEPPNSEKDSFGLAEQSFKKPAKINILGQSVCYNNNTEVLHPEKCEITQSNADKMHQVKESATEESTSQNLLPRLSDKTSDLVESIACSLDADHNLVNSMDDVTDDASMLDAVDKRTNFVRCDTLSMSLPKQLKLTGSQHSSASNSSHVSPQKLEDKEVKIKDESSPKIVPKKPQRHSLPAAGLLKKAASAELVEKSSYTSSEDKSNSVLEGSHFTCPPAKEQGALSSCDIPKRSSEKPVWKLPHPILPFSGNSESLKTANIGTSFNHLTVVTKPRAKSLSSVDMERTDKPCKDHQKKNSLKKFLNMKLSVCLMKSDFQKFLSKGSQSMDSAIANLSTGEGYGSSSNRHIASVGSERKAKSAKAHSVEISSPVLQKKRQRNRSQPEMRSNQRLESLDGHVLFGENLSQMHLNSVTSTCAPEYENVRHYEEIPEYENLPFAMGARRNLCFEWQNSSSVEDQSPGFYEVEEPCEATSRRLRLGRSLEEHHDHPNVVMGDLQSDEEDIMNSSDEDDDTNSDSSKGEPDPQEYKQSKAAGKKTKVYHIAKEIMSSEKVFVDVLKLLHIDFRDAVAHASRQLGKPVIEDRILNQILYYLPQLYELNRDLLRELEERLSHWLEHQRIADIFVKKGPYLKMYSTYIKEFDKNVALLDEQCKKNAGFASVVKDFEMSPRCASLALKHYLLKPVQRIPQYRLLLTDYLKNLLEESADYRDTQDALAVVIEVANHANDIMKQGDNFQKLMQIQYSLNGHHEIVQPGRVFLKEGTLMKLSRKVMQPRMFFLFNDALLYTTPVQSGMYKLNNMLSLAGMKVKKPTQEAYQNELNIESVERSFILSASSATERDEWLEAISKSIEEYTKKRITFNPSKSLEEADPEKQEEDSPLGSKAPIWIPDTRATMCMICTSEFTLTWRRHHCRACGKIVCQACSSNKHGLDYMKNQPARVCDHCFRELQKQDNQCTPKSGSPVNHKSPSSALSTVLHSIPSGRKQKKIPAALKEVSANTEDSTMSGYLHRSKGSKKPWKHLWFVIKNKVLYTYAASEDVAALESQPLLGFTVSEVKDENSESRVFHLLHKNTLFYIFKADDPHSAQKWIEAFQEGTIL
- the FGD6 gene encoding FYVE, RhoGEF and PH domain-containing protein 6 isoform X2, encoding MSSAEIKKPPVAPKPKFVVGHKATPPPVAPKPDVVLSGVIQAARKTKPAIAPKPKVLKSSSVPEVKPPSSTRKSTKSFEEHRGNSSQTLDHLNYKNEASEGSTDNTAYILPMSSCKFECLHKLGNGENTCKTQIIFEHFENLENIKVGEKTALALGDSHNEKLANRNQVVLKASILEEKLKDVLTHSVFPNSSPVRHRYADRLDKGDGSSSKNDVKIEFMELVQCSSSSEVAKGKPQNIGGKLTADEFRTSEICPSLTENNHSCSCPLDQEILENENLSSNSTFSGEMGMKADADKTSSETSSVLTSKVLPIPKPRKPRAACLVRQDGIDTTGEGTKEPPNSEKDSFGLAEQSFKKPAKINILGQSVCYNNNTEVLHPEKCEITQSNADKMHQVKESATEESTSQNLLPRLSDKTSDLVESIACSLDADHNLVNSMDDVTDDASMLDAVDKRTNFVRCDTLSMSLPKQLKLTGSQHSSASNSSHVSPQKLEDKEVKIKDESSPKIVPKKPQRHSLPAAGLLKKAASAELVEKSSYTSSEDKSNSVLEGSHFTCPPAKEQGALSSCDIPKRSSEKPVWKLPHPILPFSGNSESLKTANIGTSFNHLTVVTKPRAKSLSSVDMERTDKPCKDHQKKNSLKKFLNMKLSVCLMKSDFQKFLSKGSQSMDSAIANLSTGEGYGSSSNRHIASVGSERKAKSAKAHSVEISSPVLQKKRQRNRSQPEMRSNQRLESLDGHVLFGENLSQMHLNSVTSTCAPEYENVRHYEEIPEYENLPFAMGARRNLCFEWQNSSSVEDQSPGFYEVEEPCEATSRRLRLGRSLEEHHDHPNVVMGDLQSDEEDIMNSSDEDDDTNSDSSKGEPDPQEYKQSKAAGKKTKVYHIAKEIMSSEKVFVDVLKLLHIDFRDAVAHASRQLGKPVIEDRILNQILYYLPQLYELNRDLLRELEERLSHWLEHQRIADIFVKKGPYLKMYSTYIKEFDKNVALLDEQCKKNAGFASVVKDFEMSPRCASLALKHYLLKPVQRIPQYRLLLTDYLKNLLEESADYRDTQDALAVVIEVANHANDIMKQGDNFQKLMQIQYSLNGHHEIVQPGRVFLKEGTLMKLSRKVMQPRMFFLFNDALLYTTPVQSGMYKLNNMLSLAGMKVKKPTQEAYQNELNIESVERSFILSASSATERDEWLEAISKSIEEYTKKRITFNPSKSLEEADPEKQEEDSPLGSKAPIWIPDTRATMCMICTSEFTLTWRRHHCRACGKIVCQACSSNKHGLDYMKNQPARVCDHCFRELQKQDNQCTPKSGSPVNHKSPSSALSTVLHSIPSGRKQKKIPAALKEVSANTEDSTMSGYLHRSKGSKKPWKHLWFVIKNKVLYTYAASET